taatataaatatatgaatatacaatgaataaatgtaggtatcaaaaaaaattttaaatattattgaaTATGCATAGCATTACTTGTTCGTATACAACTATACATGCAGTGTTTTTCATAAGTTCACTTAAGgctttaattaaattatcgCTACTTTCAACTTctaaataaatcaaaacacattcacataaaaatatagtcGGTAATGAAAAATCAAAACCACTATTTgctaatttttttcccaCCGAACTAGCATCATTTAAATCAAAAGAAAccattttataattttcacaatttataagatctttttcattttgtacGCATTTGTCATTacttattaaaaatttgtttaataattcaacattatttattatatttttttttttatttagcAATTCATAAAAGTCCATTTCGTagtatttaatatttttatattgttcctattagcaaaaaaaatataatcatGCATATATGTCTCTATGctatcatatataatatgccTGCAATATAACGTATGCACCTTATATTTGTTCGCTTACATATATCCAAAAAAACATTGTATCCAATCCAGCCCCTATATTTACTACCTGAACTAATTCATCCTGAAAAAAGAACAATGCATATGCCcgtgtatataaatacgcgcacattaatataatttgtatacTTAGTTTTTTCGATTACATTCCCTAATGATTTAACAAACATCTCGATATATTGCCTTATCGCAGCAACTCGTGAATAATAACcttacaaaatataagtaaaaagaggagaataaaatatagaaatatataaaaactatTTATGTGGATATAATGCTActtcagaaaaaaatacatgaTTTGAAAATAGGCAAAAGTTAAGAACtcaaaaattatagtaATATAACCCTATGTATTCCTATGTACCTCTATTTATTAGAGGGCTTCTCCTCTCTCTCcttttaacaaaatattgCATGTATGGGTCATGGTAATATCCCAATTGAATAGCAGATCTGAACGAAAATAAAACAGAAATTATATATCAGTATCGCTAAATCAATGAATAATACTTTGATTATACGTgtctattttttaaaataattggGGGTTCTctatgttatatatttttttaagtataCAGTTTACTACTAGCTGCTTCGTATGTTGTTCCTTGAACATTTCTATTGGATGATTCTGCATAATCCATTTTTAGTAAAATagttttattcttttttatgtGTTATAATATTGGGTTTTAATGaagaataatatatctttttaaattaatatttattttcccataattattttatttttttaccatACCACAATTACTAacacattttatttgtttttaaatataaaaagcattgttatatttttaattttctcttttattttagtgtaaaaatataagtatttttacaaaaatttaatatatcaatacatatatttttttaattatggTTTTCAACgatataaacaatatttGGTTTAtagattttttttcatccctttttaaagaaaatataataattaagtattatgataattttttattttatttccaaaattaataatccacttttatattaacatattATTTCAACTTTCACGCTTTTAACTGTTTTAttgtaatttttctttatctgTTTTAGGATAAATTCGAATAATTcgtatatttatattccgAGTTACaccataataatatgagaATTGGTAATGGGTACACTTGccacatataataaaatatctaCATTTATTTCCCCTTGAATATATAGTAATAGAAACAGACTatttgaaataatataaaaatatattccaaAGATAAATACAAAAGATCAAGTGTTCTAAAGAAATCAATAGTCGTGTTCAAGCATTTTAAACTgatgaatattattattttaacttttttttcaacattTGATTTATACGTTTATAAAAACATCACTTTTCTGTCTGTGCATATtcgtaaaaataaatgcataCACATACAATAATAgtattacaaaaatataacggCATTGgacaattttaatatggggaaataaaattaaatgctTAGTTTTACGTATAGGTCTCCTTCAAAAACCAACaacttaaaaataaaaatatgagaaaaaacatatattaaaaataatgaaatgcATAAAATACATCACTATGCCCATTTAAATGCAGCATTTCAATATCTCActacattattattgttccgatttttattcatttaaatttagtattttcaaattaaaaaagagtattattttaataaatggtTAAATATcgaaatttatattatagtATAATCATGTCATTTTTTCACCACCCATTATTATCTCTTACCAGATATGTacacaaataattttgcCTGATTTTGCTATTAAGTTTAtcatatcatttatttttgcttTACAaccttaattttttaaatg
This DNA window, taken from Plasmodium berghei ANKA genome assembly, chromosome: 13, encodes the following:
- a CDS encoding leucine carboxyl methyltransferase, putative; amino-acid sequence: MDYAESSNRNVQGTTYEAASSKLSAIQLGYYHDPYMQYFVKRRERRSPLINRGYYSRVAAIRQYIEMFVKSLGNDELVQVVNIGAGLDTMFFWIYEQYKNIKYYEMDFYELLNKKKNIINNVELLNKFLISNDKCVQNEKDLINCENYKMVSFDLNDASSVGKKLANSGFDFSLPTIFLCECVLIYLEVESSDNLIKALSELMKNTACIVVYEQVNPNTAFGAIMIDNFNQRGISLKSIYKYNSLELQMERYKRLGWYNVYINDMNEIYDYHISSEEKQKIEKIEMFDEFEEWRLLQNHYFILVAFNCHKNIHSNKLKQFLENKKTKGG